The proteins below are encoded in one region of Paenibacillus sp. YYML68:
- a CDS encoding AraC family transcriptional regulator: MPETTMSPVKASYFIREYIDLAVAERFPQSRTLQLEHDEIVTVLFGEAEPSVLMPKLNALKQVFDRDTDYYVVTIAVSSRYEKPSQFQQAYGEVRGLVLQRSLQAATEIMTEKRPSSEHAPVSAQQEQTLYTHIREGNTRLTQELLTAIVEQIDKKGATAHQFQQLALRLIEMLGEWSSKQQLELADDFDLTAAHAIRQCFTKEELLAYLQRTSAEAAEQFESAKSRKDVPLEVVFHYMESQLAEDISLEQAAERLSWSSGYLSNYIKQKTGQTFSEHLQTLRMNRAMELLGSTNKPVKDIAASVGYYNVTSFNRLFKKTTGLSPGDYRKRVSLGVE; encoded by the coding sequence ATGCCGGAGACGACGATGTCGCCGGTGAAGGCGTCGTATTTTATACGCGAATATATTGATCTGGCCGTCGCTGAACGGTTCCCACAGTCGAGGACGCTGCAGCTGGAGCATGATGAGATCGTGACGGTGCTGTTCGGAGAGGCGGAGCCTAGCGTGCTGATGCCTAAGCTGAACGCGCTGAAGCAGGTGTTCGATCGCGATACGGATTACTATGTCGTGACGATTGCGGTTAGCAGTCGCTATGAGAAGCCGTCACAATTCCAGCAGGCGTATGGAGAGGTGCGGGGGCTGGTGCTACAGCGCAGTCTGCAGGCGGCTACCGAGATTATGACGGAGAAGCGTCCGTCTAGCGAGCATGCGCCCGTCTCCGCGCAGCAGGAGCAGACGCTCTACACCCACATCCGCGAAGGCAATACGAGGCTCACTCAGGAGCTGCTGACCGCCATCGTCGAGCAGATAGACAAGAAGGGCGCGACTGCGCACCAATTCCAGCAGCTCGCGCTGCGCCTGATAGAGATGCTCGGCGAATGGAGCAGCAAGCAGCAGTTGGAGCTCGCAGACGACTTCGACCTGACGGCGGCGCACGCGATCCGCCAGTGCTTCACGAAGGAGGAGCTGCTCGCCTACCTGCAGCGGACGTCCGCCGAGGCCGCCGAGCAGTTCGAGTCGGCGAAGAGCCGTAAGGATGTGCCGCTTGAGGTCGTCTTCCACTACATGGAGAGCCAGCTCGCCGAGGACATCTCGCTCGAGCAAGCCGCCGAGCGGCTGAGCTGGTCGAGCGGATATTTATCCAACTACATCAAGCAGAAGACGGGGCAGACGTTCAGCGAGCATCTGCAGACGCTGCGCATGAACCGGGCGATGGAGCTGCTGGGCAGCACGAACAAGCCTGTGAAGGACATCGCCGCCAGTGTCGGCTACTACAATGTGACGTCCTTCAATCGGCTATTCAAGAAGACTACCGGCTTGTCGCCGGGGGATTATCGGAAGCGGGTGAGCTTGGGGGTGGAATAA
- a CDS encoding alpha/beta hydrolase, protein MSYLKLDDRRIYYEIFEAITYNEDTLLLIHGMGLDSTLWERMIPILRKYYRIVVLDLSGHGQSDDLATKPTFDGFVEDIGALVAFLELTSFNIVAHGLGTNVSALLALKFPHYVKSMAFIGATFVLPKSVLERGREFRKKIADNGSLVPVGIEIAKHITLEPVNSPEVNKIIRCYSRTTYECYFSIMELYSASEQLQLVSNIKHPTLFIAGEKDQLYPPSIIEIASKLAPHGVFRVINSSSNMTFVDQPEMTATTIYNFLSNPETMLPSESPPLGIDLTKVVSTLFYQAAVKLESTISLRVDLIHSFRVQINGEEHIDGWNQRYSKNILIYLTFHPSCTREEICDALFPDVPLKTALRNLKVYLNYLKKLLFVPLPHVTLLHTDHEHVMLKCELQSDIVDLIENMKLIDTQQNDHTKYVEALKLLSRVPETNFLPGVYDRWFIELKERTMTRIAELALWVAEKEKSKGEYSRAIRFYDTARMYKPYDESVYDKLIELYQFLKSENQV, encoded by the coding sequence GTGAGTTACCTAAAGTTGGATGATAGACGAATTTACTATGAAATCTTTGAAGCGATTACATATAATGAAGACACTTTGTTGCTTATTCATGGAATGGGTCTAGATTCTACGCTTTGGGAACGCATGATTCCTATTCTTAGAAAATATTATCGCATCGTAGTTCTTGATTTAAGCGGACATGGTCAGAGTGATGACTTGGCAACTAAACCGACATTTGATGGATTCGTAGAGGATATCGGAGCCTTAGTTGCATTTTTAGAACTAACTTCATTTAATATCGTGGCACATGGACTAGGAACTAATGTATCAGCTTTGTTAGCGCTTAAGTTTCCACATTACGTAAAATCGATGGCCTTTATCGGCGCGACTTTCGTTCTTCCAAAGTCTGTACTAGAAAGAGGAAGAGAGTTTCGGAAAAAAATTGCAGATAATGGTTCACTAGTGCCAGTTGGTATAGAAATCGCAAAACATATTACATTAGAACCTGTTAATAGCCCGGAGGTAAATAAAATCATACGTTGCTATTCCAGGACAACCTATGAATGCTACTTTAGTATCATGGAGCTGTACTCTGCATCTGAACAGCTCCAGCTTGTATCGAATATTAAGCACCCTACACTTTTTATCGCTGGGGAGAAGGATCAGCTTTATCCACCGAGCATCATCGAGATTGCGTCAAAGCTTGCTCCGCATGGTGTATTTCGAGTCATAAACAGCTCAAGTAATATGACGTTTGTTGACCAACCGGAAATGACGGCGACAACAATATACAATTTCTTAAGCAATCCTGAAACGATGCTGCCTTCAGAGTCACCACCCCTCGGGATAGATCTCACGAAAGTCGTTAGCACGTTATTTTATCAGGCTGCTGTCAAGCTTGAATCGACCATTTCATTACGAGTGGACTTGATACACTCATTCCGAGTTCAGATTAACGGTGAAGAGCACATAGATGGATGGAACCAACGTTACTCCAAAAACATCTTAATTTACTTAACCTTTCACCCGTCCTGTACGAGAGAAGAAATATGCGACGCGCTGTTCCCAGACGTTCCATTAAAGACAGCACTTCGTAATTTGAAGGTATACTTGAATTACTTGAAGAAGCTCTTGTTCGTGCCTCTGCCGCATGTGACGCTATTACATACAGATCATGAACATGTCATGTTAAAGTGTGAGCTTCAGTCAGATATCGTGGATCTCATTGAAAATATGAAGTTAATTGACACTCAACAAAATGACCATACGAAATACGTTGAAGCGTTAAAACTATTAAGCAGAGTTCCAGAGACGAACTTTTTGCCGGGAGTGTATGACAGATGGTTCATTGAACTGAAGGAACGAACAATGACACGTATAGCAGAATTAGCATTATGGGTTGCCGAAAAAGAAAAGTCAAAGGGTGAATATTCAAGAGCAATCCGATTTTATGATACTGCTAGAATGTATAAGCCATATGATGAGAGTGTTTATGATAAATTGATTGAGCTGTATCAATTTCTTAAATCGGAAAATCAGGTTTAA